A region of Streptomyces sp. WMMC500 DNA encodes the following proteins:
- a CDS encoding DUF3574 domain-containing protein — translation MNLTKPRLRLVALTLAAALAGAAAATAPAALADGETTAPAAPPQAADLDPYVQTHLMFGTVRPDGGPDVTDRQFRAFVDRVVTPRFPAGLTVDEVRGQYRDRHGTIERERSYEVYLLYPLTEAGEQDGRIEEIREAYTRRFAQESVARVDEPARAGF, via the coding sequence GTGAACCTTACAAAGCCACGCCTCCGCCTCGTCGCCCTGACCCTCGCCGCAGCGCTCGCCGGCGCCGCCGCGGCCACCGCCCCCGCCGCCCTCGCGGACGGCGAGACCACCGCGCCGGCCGCCCCGCCGCAGGCCGCGGACCTCGACCCGTACGTGCAGACGCACCTGATGTTCGGCACGGTACGGCCCGACGGCGGCCCGGACGTCACCGACCGGCAGTTCCGCGCGTTCGTGGACCGGGTCGTCACGCCGCGCTTCCCGGCGGGGCTGACGGTGGACGAGGTGCGGGGCCAGTACCGCGACCGGCACGGCACCATCGAGCGGGAGCGCTCGTACGAGGTCTACCTGCTCTATCCGCTGACCGAGGCGGGAGAGCAGGACGGCCGGATCGAGGAGATCCGGGAGGCGTACACCCGCCGGTTCGCGCAGGAGTCCGTGGCCCGGGTCGACGAGCCCGCCCGCGCCGGCTTCTGA
- a CDS encoding DUF2382 domain-containing protein translates to MQTDRNTASGGSGKAAQAAGVGRETDAAAAAGGGGQGEQMGRRGQQPENAQRGGAAEDQRVVAYRERLQVEPVDRRQPMGEAEVTVRVRETPQRFEVTRGHDECVVRRSDVDGKDGNLVAGDHHEFVERSVKVPLYGEDAEVVVHKVSEPYAVADIGTRRIEDTQTFETVLKTEEIVENVPAGQGSSMSVREVQEGYDLREGARREQREQREESTGTSGRAAAPESADTPGAAEDIGEGKGRGRWF, encoded by the coding sequence GTGCAGACCGACAGGAACACAGCCAGTGGCGGAAGTGGCAAGGCCGCGCAAGCCGCGGGGGTAGGGCGCGAGACCGACGCCGCCGCTGCGGCGGGCGGCGGCGGCCAGGGCGAGCAGATGGGCCGGCGCGGTCAGCAGCCCGAGAACGCACAGCGCGGCGGTGCGGCGGAGGACCAGCGTGTCGTCGCGTATCGCGAGCGGCTGCAGGTCGAGCCCGTCGACCGGCGGCAGCCCATGGGCGAGGCCGAGGTCACGGTCCGGGTGCGGGAGACCCCGCAGCGGTTCGAGGTCACCCGCGGCCACGACGAGTGCGTCGTACGGCGCAGTGACGTCGACGGCAAGGACGGCAATCTGGTCGCCGGCGATCACCACGAGTTCGTGGAGCGCAGCGTGAAGGTGCCGCTCTACGGCGAGGACGCCGAGGTCGTCGTCCACAAGGTGTCCGAGCCCTACGCCGTCGCCGACATCGGCACCAGGCGCATCGAGGACACCCAGACCTTCGAGACCGTCCTCAAGACCGAGGAGATCGTCGAGAACGTGCCGGCCGGACAGGGCTCGTCGATGAGCGTCCGCGAGGTGCAGGAGGGTTACGACCTGCGCGAAGGCGCCCGCCGCGAGCAGCGCGAGCAGCGCGAGGAGAGCACCGGCACCTCCGGCCGGGCCGCCGCGCCCGAGAGCGCCGACACCCCCGGCGCCGCCGAGGACATCGGGGAGGGCAAGGGGCGTGGTCGCTGGTTCTGA
- a CDS encoding Ku protein, whose amino-acid sequence MKSIWKGAISFGLVSIPVQLYSATEEHGVSFKQVHAEDGGRIRYRRFCELEDREVQYAEITRAYETADGELVVLSPEDLAQLPLPSKKIIDVVGFEDAGYFDPIQFSRAYYVKPVDAAAAKPYVLLREALKRSGRVAVVKVALRNREAPALVRVLTEEDVLVLHTMLWPDEVRSAQSVAPDEKVTVRRQELDMVDSLMDALGGYDPDEFTDEYREAVEALVASKEGIAPLPKEAVGEEKGQVIDLMSALEASVQAARDKRGATAPRKKAAAKKTAGKKAAGEKTAAKKTAGKKSAGKKTASKKTAKKTTKKPGKAA is encoded by the coding sequence ATGAAATCTATATGGAAGGGTGCGATCTCCTTCGGGTTGGTCAGCATTCCCGTCCAGCTCTACTCCGCCACCGAGGAACACGGCGTGTCCTTCAAGCAGGTGCACGCCGAGGACGGCGGCCGGATCCGCTACCGGCGGTTCTGCGAGCTGGAGGACCGCGAGGTGCAGTACGCGGAGATCACCAGGGCGTACGAGACGGCCGACGGCGAACTCGTCGTGCTCTCCCCGGAGGATCTCGCCCAGTTGCCGCTGCCCAGCAAGAAGATCATCGATGTGGTGGGCTTCGAGGACGCCGGCTACTTCGACCCCATCCAGTTCTCCCGCGCGTACTACGTCAAACCCGTCGACGCCGCGGCGGCCAAGCCGTACGTCCTGCTCCGCGAGGCACTGAAGCGCTCGGGGCGGGTGGCGGTGGTCAAGGTCGCGCTCCGCAACCGCGAGGCGCCGGCGCTGGTGCGGGTGCTGACGGAGGAGGACGTGCTCGTCCTGCACACGATGCTGTGGCCGGACGAGGTGCGCTCGGCGCAGAGCGTGGCACCGGACGAGAAGGTGACGGTGCGCCGGCAGGAACTGGACATGGTCGACTCCCTCATGGACGCGCTGGGCGGCTATGACCCGGACGAGTTCACGGACGAGTACCGCGAAGCGGTCGAGGCACTCGTCGCGAGCAAGGAGGGGATCGCGCCGCTGCCGAAGGAGGCGGTGGGCGAGGAGAAGGGGCAGGTCATCGACCTGATGTCGGCGCTGGAGGCGAGCGTGCAGGCGGCGAGGGACAAGCGCGGGGCGACGGCGCCGCGGAAGAAGGCGGCGGCGAAGAAGACGGCGGGCAAGAAGGCGGCGGGGGAGAAGACGGCGGCGAAGAAGACCGCGGGGAAGAAGAGCGCGGGCAAGAAGACGGCGAGCAAGAAGACCGCGAAGAAGACGACGAAGAAGCCGGGCAAGGCAGCCTGA
- the ligD gene encoding non-homologous end-joining DNA ligase, which translates to MPVTEVEGRRLKLSNLDKVLWPEHGFTKGEALHYYAQVADVLLPHVHDRAVSFLRFPDGVDGERFFAKNAPAGTPEWVRVADVELTRSTVHHVLVQDLPTLLWAANLAALELHVPQWKALDGRAGKAKVRVRADERPADRIVFDLDPGPPATVVECCRAALLVREALRADGLDAWPKTSGSKGLHLYVPLAPASADATSAYAKALARRLEEEHPKLILHRMARKLRPRKVFVDWSQNSRAKTTVAPYVLRAKARPTVSTPLTWDEVEACADPDELVFLPGDVLERIGTHGDLLESLLTEHFDLPDMTD; encoded by the coding sequence ATGCCGGTCACCGAGGTCGAAGGACGCCGCCTGAAGCTCAGCAACCTCGACAAGGTGCTGTGGCCCGAGCACGGATTCACCAAGGGCGAGGCGCTCCACTACTACGCCCAAGTCGCCGACGTCCTCCTGCCGCACGTACACGACCGAGCCGTGTCCTTCCTGCGCTTCCCGGACGGCGTGGACGGGGAGCGGTTCTTCGCCAAGAACGCCCCCGCGGGCACGCCTGAATGGGTGAGGGTCGCCGATGTCGAGCTGACCCGGTCCACCGTGCACCACGTGCTCGTCCAGGACCTGCCGACGCTGCTGTGGGCCGCGAACCTCGCCGCGCTGGAGCTGCACGTACCGCAGTGGAAGGCGCTGGACGGCAGGGCAGGAAAGGCGAAGGTGCGGGTCAGGGCCGACGAGCGGCCCGCCGACCGGATCGTCTTCGACCTCGACCCCGGCCCGCCCGCCACCGTCGTCGAGTGCTGCCGCGCCGCCCTGCTGGTGCGCGAGGCGCTGCGCGCGGACGGGCTCGACGCCTGGCCGAAGACCTCCGGCTCGAAGGGCCTGCATCTGTACGTGCCCCTCGCGCCCGCCTCCGCCGACGCCACCAGCGCGTACGCCAAGGCCCTGGCCCGGCGGCTGGAGGAGGAGCATCCGAAGCTGATCCTGCACCGGATGGCACGTAAGCTGCGCCCGCGGAAGGTCTTCGTCGACTGGAGCCAGAACTCGCGGGCGAAGACCACCGTCGCCCCGTACGTGCTGCGCGCCAAGGCCCGGCCGACCGTCTCCACCCCGCTGACCTGGGACGAAGTGGAGGCTTGCGCCGACCCCGACGAGCTGGTCTTCCTCCCCGGCGACGTACTGGAGCGCATCGGCACGCACGGTGACCTGCTGGAGTCACTGCTGACCGAGCACTTTGACCTGCCGGATATGACTGATTAG
- the ligD gene encoding non-homologous end-joining DNA ligase: MTDLGGLPHVTPMLAVSGSLPTAAADPSWAYELKWDGIRAVAYAPGDGSLTLLTRNDNDVTARYPELTPLGEALAAAGHACVLDGEIVALAPDGRPSFGALQRRMNLTRGAVIARLAAEVPVDYMAFDVLHLDGGPTLRLPYRERRALLAELRVEGAHWRTPPHWEGHGSEASEMTRRYGLEGLLAKRLSSPYLPGRRSDLWLKIKNVRTQEVVVGGWTEGAGSRSDAVGGLLMGVWTKDGGLAYAGTVGSGFSRHALEVLRERLAGLARDTSPFAGPVADRHVRAAGAVHWVEPELVGEVTYGEWTATGVLRHPVWRGLRPDKGPEEARAPEE; this comes from the coding sequence ATGACCGACCTCGGCGGGCTGCCGCACGTCACGCCCATGCTGGCGGTCTCCGGCAGCCTGCCGACGGCCGCCGCGGACCCCTCCTGGGCGTACGAGCTGAAGTGGGACGGCATCCGCGCCGTCGCGTACGCCCCGGGCGACGGCTCGCTGACGCTGCTCACGCGCAACGACAACGACGTCACCGCCCGCTACCCCGAGCTGACCCCGCTCGGCGAGGCCCTCGCCGCCGCGGGGCACGCCTGCGTGCTCGACGGCGAGATCGTCGCGCTGGCCCCCGACGGCCGCCCCTCCTTCGGTGCGTTGCAGCGCCGCATGAACCTCACCCGCGGCGCGGTGATCGCCCGCCTCGCCGCCGAGGTGCCGGTCGACTACATGGCGTTCGACGTGCTGCACCTCGACGGCGGGCCCACACTGCGCCTCCCGTACCGCGAACGCCGCGCGCTGCTCGCAGAGCTGCGCGTCGAAGGCGCGCACTGGCGCACTCCCCCGCACTGGGAGGGCCACGGCAGCGAGGCATCGGAGATGACCAGGCGGTACGGGCTGGAGGGGCTGCTCGCGAAGCGGCTGTCGTCACCGTATCTGCCGGGCCGGCGCAGCGACCTCTGGCTGAAGATCAAGAACGTCCGTACGCAGGAGGTCGTCGTCGGCGGCTGGACGGAGGGCGCGGGCAGCAGGTCGGACGCGGTCGGCGGGCTGCTGATGGGCGTGTGGACGAAGGACGGCGGCCTGGCCTACGCCGGCACGGTGGGCAGCGGCTTCTCCCGGCACGCGCTGGAGGTGCTGCGGGAGCGGCTGGCGGGCCTGGCCCGGGACACGAGCCCCTTCGCGGGCCCGGTCGCGGACCGGCACGTCCGGGCGGCGGGCGCGGTGCACTGGGTGGAGCCGGAGCTGGTGGGCGAGGTGACGTACGGGGAGTGGACGGCGACGGGCGTGCTCCGGCACCCGGTGTGGCGCGGGCTGCGCCCGGACAAGGGCCCGGAGGAGGCACGCGCGCCGGAGGAGTAG
- a CDS encoding group 1 truncated hemoglobin, with protein MTIYDSIGGETAVATAVDNFYDRVLDDPELKPFFDGIDVPRLKRHQRAFIGAALGGPAAYNGRGMRKAHEGLGITPAHFERVVDHLTATLVGLGVPDETVKTIGGTLEPLRADIAQEA; from the coding sequence ATGACTATTTACGACTCGATCGGCGGGGAGACGGCGGTCGCGACCGCCGTGGACAACTTCTACGACCGAGTGCTCGACGACCCGGAGCTGAAGCCGTTCTTCGACGGCATCGACGTCCCGCGCCTCAAGCGCCACCAGCGCGCCTTCATAGGCGCCGCCCTCGGCGGCCCCGCCGCCTACAACGGCCGCGGCATGCGGAAGGCGCACGAAGGGCTGGGCATCACGCCGGCCCACTTCGAGCGGGTCGTCGACCACCTGACCGCCACCCTCGTCGGCCTCGGCGTACCGGACGAGACCGTGAAGACCATCGGCGGCACCCTGGAGCCGCTGCGCGCGGACATCGCCCAGGAGGCGTAG
- a CDS encoding DUF4429 domain-containing protein, whose amino-acid sequence MAEVIAKDGTWDFDGDIIRIVPGRDRGVHKLRQLLGEVAVPLPAVAGIAYEPGRKGGLLRLRLRDGACPLLRAAGGRLPEAASPYLLRPERDRGGVAEYFAEEVRRALLLDEVPEGPVERYLLPGPGVPLTAGGLDGTATFDGEQVRLEWNWLVEDVKKRVGNRLFPLAELAGVEWVGGAGLEAGGLRFRPHGTAVFLDPDKDPHTLALWGTKKETGAAVLLAAAVTVRLPHPHAPAAGPAALPASGAEPADAVPADARPADAAPTGPGPVGPAPVELGKEPGTPAPEAAVPGDDHDAVLRRLRELGELHAAGVLTDDEFAAAKRAILQRMGGNG is encoded by the coding sequence ATGGCCGAGGTGATCGCGAAAGACGGAACCTGGGATTTCGACGGCGACATCATACGGATCGTCCCCGGCCGCGACCGGGGGGTGCACAAGCTGCGGCAGTTGCTCGGCGAGGTCGCCGTGCCGCTGCCGGCGGTGGCGGGGATCGCGTACGAACCGGGGCGCAAGGGCGGGCTGTTGCGGCTGCGGCTGCGCGACGGCGCGTGCCCGCTGCTCCGCGCGGCGGGGGGCCGGCTGCCGGAGGCGGCGAGCCCGTACCTGCTGCGCCCGGAACGCGACCGTGGCGGGGTGGCGGAGTACTTCGCCGAGGAGGTGCGCAGGGCGCTGCTGCTGGACGAGGTGCCGGAGGGACCCGTCGAGCGCTATCTGCTGCCGGGGCCGGGGGTGCCGCTGACGGCGGGCGGGCTGGACGGCACCGCGACGTTCGACGGCGAGCAGGTCAGGCTGGAGTGGAACTGGCTGGTCGAGGATGTGAAGAAGCGCGTGGGGAACCGGCTGTTCCCGCTCGCCGAGCTGGCGGGCGTGGAGTGGGTGGGCGGCGCGGGCCTGGAGGCGGGCGGCCTGCGGTTCCGGCCGCACGGGACGGCGGTCTTCCTCGATCCGGACAAGGACCCGCACACGCTGGCGCTGTGGGGCACGAAGAAGGAGACGGGCGCGGCGGTGCTGCTGGCGGCGGCGGTGACCGTACGACTGCCGCACCCGCACGCGCCGGCGGCGGGGCCCGCGGCGCTGCCGGCGTCCGGGGCGGAGCCGGCGGACGCGGTGCCGGCGGACGCGAGGCCCGCGGACGCGGCGCCGACGGGCCCGGGACCGGTGGGCCCGGCTCCGGTGGAGCTTGGCAAGGAGCCGGGAACGCCGGCTCCGGAGGCCGCGGTTCCGGGCGACGACCACGACGCGGTGCTGCGCCGGCTGCGCGAGCTGGGCGAGTTGCACGCCGCCGGGGTGCTGACGGACGATGAGTTCGCAGCCGCAAAGCGGGCAATCCTGCAGCGCATGGGCGGTAACGGCTGA